A single Haloglycomyces albus DSM 45210 DNA region contains:
- a CDS encoding solute symporter family protein: MTELAQESTGRGLTVVLFLLMVSATLVITVWAGRQTKTATDFHSGGRQFKPWQNGMAIGSDYMSAASFLGIAGTIALFGYDGFLYSIGFLVAWLIALLAVAELLRNSGRFTMADVVSYRMRQRPVRTAAAVSTLGVSVFYLLAQMVGAGALIALLLGLRDDQTFLGMDGDTAANVAIVVVGLLMVVYVTFGGMKGTTWVQIVKAGVLMGGAILLALLVMVHYGFNFNNLLGDASAASGHGSAFLEPGLRYGTEVAGDAVQTMWNKLDLLSLGLALVLGTAGLPHILIRFYTVPDAKAARKSVNWGIGIIGSFYLITLILGFGAAAIVGSEAIRAENSAGNTAAPQLAEAVGTDMMGGTFGAILLAIIAAAAFAAILSTVAGLTIASSSSLAHDFYNSVLKRGQATEGQEVRFARVAAFGVGAVAIVLAIFAQNLNVAFLVALAFAIAASANLPTLLLSIFWKRFNTSGATWGIYGGLLSAVVLVFFSSTVSGTPSSLFGDGVDFAWFPITNPALFSVPAGFLFAVLGTLMSKESDPDRFAVLQVRAFTGAGAAGTEKE, encoded by the coding sequence ATGACCGAGCTTGCCCAAGAATCGACCGGACGCGGCCTGACGGTCGTCCTATTCCTACTTATGGTCTCGGCGACTCTGGTCATTACCGTATGGGCCGGACGCCAAACCAAGACCGCCACCGACTTCCACTCCGGCGGTCGCCAATTCAAACCGTGGCAGAACGGGATGGCCATCGGCTCGGATTACATGTCCGCCGCCTCCTTCCTCGGCATCGCCGGGACCATCGCGCTGTTCGGATACGACGGGTTCCTCTACTCCATCGGATTCCTGGTGGCTTGGCTGATCGCGTTGCTGGCCGTGGCCGAGCTGCTGCGCAATTCCGGTCGCTTCACCATGGCCGACGTCGTCTCCTACCGCATGCGGCAACGTCCCGTCCGCACCGCCGCAGCGGTCTCGACTCTCGGTGTCAGCGTGTTCTACCTACTCGCACAGATGGTGGGCGCGGGAGCTCTCATCGCGCTCCTATTGGGGTTGCGTGACGACCAGACCTTCCTGGGCATGGACGGCGACACCGCCGCCAATGTCGCCATCGTGGTCGTCGGACTGCTCATGGTGGTGTACGTGACGTTCGGAGGCATGAAGGGAACCACGTGGGTGCAGATCGTCAAGGCCGGTGTCTTGATGGGCGGCGCGATCCTGCTGGCCCTCCTGGTGATGGTCCACTACGGTTTCAACTTCAACAACCTGCTCGGGGACGCCTCAGCGGCCTCCGGACACGGTTCGGCGTTCCTGGAACCGGGACTGCGTTACGGAACCGAAGTCGCCGGTGACGCCGTCCAGACGATGTGGAACAAACTCGATCTGCTGTCACTCGGTCTGGCTCTGGTTCTCGGTACCGCAGGGCTGCCGCACATCCTCATCCGCTTCTACACCGTGCCGGACGCCAAGGCGGCACGTAAATCGGTGAACTGGGGTATCGGGATCATCGGTTCCTTCTACCTGATCACCTTGATCCTCGGTTTCGGAGCGGCCGCCATCGTGGGAAGCGAGGCCATCCGCGCGGAGAACTCCGCCGGTAACACCGCGGCTCCGCAATTGGCCGAAGCGGTCGGCACCGACATGATGGGCGGTACGTTCGGAGCGATACTGCTGGCCATCATCGCAGCGGCGGCTTTCGCCGCCATCCTGTCGACGGTGGCGGGATTGACCATCGCGTCGTCGTCCTCGCTGGCGCACGACTTCTACAACAGCGTGCTCAAGCGCGGACAGGCCACCGAAGGCCAAGAAGTCCGCTTCGCCCGTGTCGCGGCGTTCGGCGTCGGAGCCGTCGCCATCGTTCTGGCGATCTTCGCTCAAAACCTGAACGTCGCATTCCTGGTGGCCTTGGCATTCGCCATCGCGGCATCGGCCAATCTGCCGACCTTGCTGTTGTCTATCTTCTGGAAACGCTTCAACACCTCGGGAGCGACGTGGGGCATCTACGGCGGGCTGCTGTCGGCTGTCGTCCTGGTGTTCTTCTCCTCCACCGTGTCGGGAACGCCAAGCTCGCTCTTCGGCGACGGGGTCGACTTTGCCTGGTTCCCCATCACCAACCCCGCCTTGTTCTCCGTACCGGCCGGATTCCTCTTCGCGGTACTCGGAACATTGATGTCCAAGGAATCGGACCCCGACCGTTTCGCGGTATTGCAGGTACGGGCGTTCACCGGGGCCGGGGCCGCCGGAACGGAGAAGGAATAG
- a CDS encoding tetratricopeptide repeat protein, protein MNTSLSPHQQRTVHIIASDGRTRHSLTGFIIAPGLVLTCAHDIVDAVDLTVRTGNNRQQPLPAHLSWTPAESDELDVAVLEVPDLEEPVQTHLAWGSIQGFTTELNATGFGYPTTNRDPDDLTATGFHLTHLNGTILPGEGVERNRLVFRFAPGQVDDDRTWRGVSGMSLFNDNGRLLGLVSQKRSGWRNRWDLVSASSISAALQNDSTISPQVLQAIPTRAVEPPDQLIEPAYITQWGRMNDIRRLKARFGQVDFVGEAHHSHLERLLEWCRSDEDQCSVTVITGHAGSGKTRLAAELCSTLLQDTGTPWQAGFARTAPNLPWNNFLPDRPTLLVFDYSERHIVRDYISHWITHLDQEGNACPKIRIVLINRNTGPWLTRIDDQTDGLLSELKRSGLKLDLHIHIDDSNFGPIQRSRHAETAYLSFRNEPYANSDDLELLLEFVSKADIDSPLMIHIAALLVASGEPLPGHPENNNPQGDSPVQNQLLEHLLNRERRLRWNEYAALSLTDQPPAESDDTLHAICIANFTTPTCQELEDLLTASPLWSDDGTTAADRREAAKAIHDLYPGPDRIDDDGQSVPTIAALEPDLISEYLVTKIGKSDLDEISTRLHDHNLLAQHHDRMLHLTALISDHYPDTSKALDNVVERFLLQPTEDDESLDASAPQILATQLEKLVHIAVSRATHSEDRATSNLIALSLRRYDNVPEVLDAAARLDADIWPSHSPNRQVTELSVLIQTLKLRRRTPLGFTPRTVGQIREAAPPLHRMKRSEMAKTLMECTNAFFTWTSETALTYHNLGIGLSELRRYSDALIYFEYALVIIERLTESSSVDHHPNLAAILGSIGSSLHDLERDDEALEYLLQAVKMSRNLDMSSSDVLITLAMNLRNLGLVLCYMKRSDEALPYLEESVQIREGLVYNIAPHYPDRDQHLDKLITSLSTLGTALSDLGRHGEALAHQQRALELSDWLERSSPTYSPERAHLLIDIGNTVYTMGRYEEALSYYRQAEQVSSNVAQNDFAFIPLQAKSLNNIAAALGELERGDEAINHLKRTLQLYKGVSKIIPFYQVETAKSLHNMGIEFKMQDDRRKAVPYLKRAVKIREKLAQSNPIYLRELSYSLYLLSDVLTELRKPIQAWRYQKRLHEICVRIVRHDSDR, encoded by the coding sequence ATGAATACTTCACTCTCCCCCCACCAGCAACGTACAGTCCACATCATCGCCTCAGACGGCCGCACCCGACACAGCCTCACCGGGTTCATCATTGCCCCCGGCTTGGTTTTGACATGCGCGCATGACATCGTCGACGCAGTCGACCTCACAGTCCGAACCGGCAACAACCGGCAACAACCGCTCCCGGCTCACCTATCGTGGACGCCCGCCGAGTCAGACGAGTTGGACGTAGCAGTTCTGGAGGTACCTGACTTGGAGGAACCCGTACAGACCCACCTGGCTTGGGGTTCGATACAGGGATTCACGACCGAACTCAACGCAACGGGGTTCGGTTACCCCACAACCAATCGCGACCCCGACGACCTCACCGCCACGGGTTTTCACCTCACCCACTTGAACGGAACGATCCTGCCCGGGGAAGGTGTAGAACGCAATCGCCTGGTTTTCCGCTTCGCCCCCGGCCAAGTCGATGACGACCGAACGTGGCGAGGCGTTTCCGGTATGTCGCTGTTCAACGACAACGGCCGCCTACTTGGTCTCGTGTCACAAAAAAGATCAGGGTGGCGCAATCGCTGGGATCTCGTCTCCGCCTCCTCCATCAGCGCGGCACTCCAGAACGACTCAACAATCTCACCACAAGTCTTGCAAGCAATCCCGACCCGCGCAGTCGAACCGCCCGACCAACTGATCGAACCGGCCTATATTACCCAGTGGGGCCGGATGAACGACATCAGACGGTTGAAGGCACGATTCGGCCAAGTCGATTTTGTAGGCGAAGCGCACCACTCGCACCTAGAACGCCTCCTGGAATGGTGCCGCAGTGACGAGGACCAATGCTCAGTCACCGTCATCACAGGTCACGCTGGTTCAGGTAAAACCCGCCTGGCCGCCGAACTGTGCTCCACTCTTCTACAGGACACTGGTACCCCGTGGCAAGCCGGCTTTGCCCGAACAGCCCCCAATCTCCCTTGGAACAACTTCCTACCCGACCGCCCGACCCTATTGGTATTCGACTACAGCGAACGGCACATCGTTCGCGACTACATTTCCCACTGGATCACCCACCTCGACCAGGAAGGAAATGCCTGCCCCAAAATTCGCATCGTACTGATCAACCGCAATACTGGACCGTGGCTGACTCGAATCGACGATCAAACCGACGGGCTTCTCAGCGAACTGAAACGCAGCGGCCTGAAACTCGACCTCCACATCCACATCGATGATTCAAACTTTGGCCCCATACAACGCTCCAGGCACGCCGAAACAGCCTACCTATCATTTCGCAATGAGCCCTATGCGAACTCAGACGACCTGGAACTTCTCCTTGAATTCGTATCGAAGGCCGACATCGACTCGCCACTTATGATTCACATTGCGGCCCTCTTGGTCGCCAGCGGCGAACCCCTCCCCGGCCATCCCGAGAACAATAATCCACAAGGAGACTCACCGGTCCAGAACCAACTGTTGGAACATCTCCTCAACCGCGAACGCCGTCTGCGGTGGAACGAATACGCGGCACTGTCCCTCACCGATCAACCTCCGGCCGAAAGCGACGACACTCTACACGCGATTTGCATCGCCAACTTCACCACCCCTACGTGCCAGGAATTGGAGGACCTTCTGACCGCCTCGCCACTGTGGTCCGATGACGGGACAACTGCGGCCGACCGCCGTGAAGCGGCCAAGGCGATCCATGATCTATATCCGGGCCCCGATCGTATTGACGATGACGGTCAGAGTGTCCCTACGATCGCGGCCTTGGAACCGGATCTGATTTCGGAATACCTCGTGACCAAGATCGGTAAATCCGACCTCGATGAGATTTCCACCCGCCTTCACGACCATAACCTCCTTGCCCAGCACCACGATCGAATGCTCCATCTGACCGCCCTGATATCCGATCATTACCCCGACACCAGCAAGGCCCTTGACAACGTCGTCGAACGATTTCTACTCCAACCGACAGAGGACGACGAATCACTTGACGCTTCGGCGCCACAGATTCTCGCGACTCAATTGGAAAAGTTGGTTCACATCGCCGTATCCCGAGCTACACATTCGGAGGACCGAGCCACCTCTAATCTAATAGCACTTTCCCTTCGTCGATACGACAACGTCCCGGAGGTATTGGACGCCGCCGCGCGACTCGACGCCGATATCTGGCCATCACATTCACCGAACCGGCAAGTTACCGAGCTAAGCGTCTTGATCCAAACCCTAAAGCTGCGCCGTAGAACCCCGCTTGGCTTCACGCCGAGAACCGTAGGCCAAATCAGGGAGGCGGCCCCGCCGCTCCATCGCATGAAACGTTCGGAAATGGCAAAAACTCTCATGGAATGTACCAATGCATTTTTCACATGGACTTCGGAAACAGCCTTGACCTACCACAACCTGGGAATCGGCCTTTCTGAATTGAGACGATACAGTGATGCACTTATCTATTTCGAATACGCTTTGGTCATAATTGAAAGACTGACCGAGTCCAGCTCTGTTGACCACCATCCCAACCTTGCCGCGATTCTGGGAAGTATAGGGTCGAGCCTGCACGATCTGGAGCGGGATGACGAAGCTCTCGAATACTTGCTACAGGCTGTAAAGATGTCTCGGAACTTGGATATGTCCTCTTCGGACGTGCTCATCACTTTGGCAATGAATCTAAGGAATCTTGGACTCGTGCTTTGCTACATGAAGCGCAGTGACGAAGCGCTGCCTTATCTTGAAGAATCAGTGCAGATTCGTGAAGGACTGGTGTACAACATCGCACCACACTATCCGGACCGCGACCAGCATTTGGATAAACTCATTACCAGCTTGAGCACCTTGGGAACAGCACTTTCCGATCTAGGGCGGCATGGCGAAGCCCTTGCACATCAACAACGAGCACTGGAGCTGAGTGATTGGCTGGAACGGAGTAGCCCCACATACTCCCCTGAACGAGCTCACCTACTTATTGATATTGGCAATACCGTATATACAATGGGACGGTATGAAGAGGCATTGTCGTATTACCGACAGGCAGAACAAGTGAGTTCTAATGTAGCTCAAAACGACTTTGCTTTTATACCGCTTCAGGCCAAAAGCCTGAACAATATCGCTGCGGCCCTGGGAGAACTAGAACGAGGAGACGAAGCGATTAATCACCTCAAACGAACTCTTCAACTCTACAAAGGTGTATCGAAGATAATCCCATTCTATCAAGTCGAGACCGCAAAGAGCCTGCACAATATGGGAATTGAATTCAAAATGCAAGATGACCGTAGGAAGGCGGTTCCATACCTGAAACGAGCGGTCAAGATTCGTGAGAAATTGGCGCAAAGTAATCCAATTTATCTTCGAGAGCTGTCATACAGTCTGTATTTGCTGTCGGACGTACTTACCGAGCTACGAAAACCAATTCAAGCGTGGCGCTACCAAAAACGACTTCATGAAATATGCGTACGCATCGTTAGACATGATTCAGATCGATAG
- a CDS encoding helix-turn-helix transcriptional regulator, whose protein sequence is MGRQMTAMLKGTLEGIVLATLAGGSAYGYEITARLRDQGFTDTAEGTVYALLVRIEKKDLVDVEKVPSEKGPPRKVYSLNEQGQQYLDEFWTNWNFLAERIERLCDERN, encoded by the coding sequence GTGGGTAGGCAGATGACCGCGATGCTCAAGGGCACGTTGGAGGGCATCGTCCTCGCAACCCTTGCCGGAGGTTCCGCGTACGGCTACGAGATCACGGCTCGGTTGCGCGACCAGGGCTTTACCGACACCGCCGAAGGCACCGTCTACGCGCTGCTGGTCAGGATCGAGAAAAAAGATCTGGTGGATGTGGAGAAGGTTCCCTCCGAAAAGGGGCCACCGCGCAAGGTGTACTCGCTCAACGAGCAAGGACAGCAATACCTCGACGAGTTCTGGACAAACTGGAACTTCCTCGCAGAACGAATTGAACGGCTCTGCGACGAAAGGAACTAA
- a CDS encoding DUF1048 domain-containing protein, giving the protein MAAKWIEQKKRYRKYKARIKELPENYRSSIEALERYLLIFGPGQGDSVVVMLEDLAGLFEESAADQLPLREIVGDDPVEFTETFLQNYPEGQWIKRERDRLITTIDRAAGDRS; this is encoded by the coding sequence ATGGCCGCTAAATGGATCGAACAGAAGAAGCGCTACCGCAAGTACAAGGCGCGCATCAAGGAACTCCCCGAGAACTACCGGTCCTCGATCGAGGCATTGGAACGTTATCTGCTGATTTTCGGCCCCGGGCAGGGCGACAGCGTGGTGGTGATGTTGGAAGATCTCGCCGGGCTCTTTGAGGAAAGCGCGGCGGATCAGCTTCCACTACGCGAGATCGTGGGCGACGATCCCGTGGAGTTCACCGAGACGTTTTTGCAGAACTACCCGGAGGGGCAGTGGATCAAGCGCGAAAGGGATCGACTGATCACGACCATCGACCGCGCTGCGGGCGATCGGTCCTAG
- a CDS encoding ABC transporter ATP-binding protein, which translates to MTTRQSDRPAIRVRGLEKSYKDLAVLRGVDFDVARGSIFALLGSNGAGKTTAVKILSTLLTADAGTATVNGLDVADQAAEVREAVSLTGQFAAVDEVLTGRENLIMVARLRHLDNPRSIADDLLERFGLTDAGGRTVATYSGGMRRRLDIAMSLIGSPPVIFLDEPTTGLDPQSRIEVWEAVKQLAEQGTTVLLTTQYLDEAEHLADRIAILHEGRVIVDGTLAELKRLLPPAQVEYVEKQPSLEDVFLSLVGEPNRDRQDDANRKELP; encoded by the coding sequence ATGACGACTCGACAGTCCGATCGCCCCGCCATCCGTGTGCGGGGTTTGGAGAAATCGTATAAGGACCTCGCCGTGCTGCGTGGAGTCGACTTCGACGTGGCGCGTGGCAGCATCTTCGCGCTGCTCGGTTCGAACGGGGCCGGTAAGACGACGGCGGTGAAGATCCTGTCGACACTTCTGACCGCCGACGCGGGGACGGCCACCGTCAACGGCCTCGACGTCGCCGACCAAGCGGCCGAGGTTCGTGAGGCCGTCAGCCTGACCGGGCAGTTCGCGGCCGTCGATGAGGTCTTGACCGGGCGGGAAAACCTCATCATGGTGGCCAGGTTGCGCCATCTCGACAACCCGCGTTCCATCGCCGACGACCTGCTTGAGCGCTTTGGTCTCACCGACGCGGGCGGGCGAACGGTGGCGACCTATTCGGGCGGCATGCGCCGTCGGCTGGACATCGCCATGAGCCTGATCGGCAGTCCGCCGGTCATCTTTCTCGACGAACCGACCACCGGACTCGACCCGCAGTCGCGTATCGAGGTCTGGGAGGCGGTCAAGCAGCTCGCCGAGCAAGGCACGACGGTCCTGTTGACCACTCAATACCTCGATGAGGCCGAACACCTCGCCGACCGCATCGCGATCCTCCACGAAGGCCGCGTCATCGTCGACGGCACTCTCGCCGAACTCAAGCGTTTGCTGCCTCCCGCACAGGTCGAATACGTCGAAAAGCAGCCGAGTTTGGAAGACGTCTTCCTGTCCCTGGTCGGTGAACCCAACCGGGATCGCCAGGACGACGCGAACCGTAAGGAGTTACCGTGA
- a CDS encoding ABC transporter permease, whose product MTKHFFSDTAVLLGRSLRHITRSMDTVITTAVMPIAFLLLFVYVFGGAIETGSESYVDYLLPGILLITVASGIAYTAFRLYTDLQGGIFERFQSMPIARSAVLWAHVLTSLLANLISVALVVLVALLMGFRSGAGVTAWLAVGGMLVLFTLALTWIAVIAGLSAKSTDGATAFSYPLIFLPFVSSAFVPTDTMPGPVRAFAEHQPVTSIVNAIRNLFAQQPVGNDAWVAVAWCVGIPAVAYVFAVAAYRRRIS is encoded by the coding sequence GTGACCAAGCACTTCTTCAGTGATACTGCAGTCCTTTTGGGACGGTCGCTGCGTCACATTACCCGCAGTATGGACACCGTCATCACCACCGCTGTCATGCCGATCGCCTTCCTCCTACTGTTCGTGTACGTCTTCGGCGGTGCGATCGAGACCGGTTCAGAGTCCTACGTGGACTATCTGTTGCCGGGAATTCTGCTCATCACGGTCGCCTCCGGCATTGCCTACACCGCATTCCGGCTCTACACCGACCTACAAGGAGGGATCTTCGAGCGCTTCCAGTCGATGCCCATCGCACGGTCCGCCGTCCTGTGGGCACACGTGTTGACGTCACTGCTGGCCAATCTGATCTCGGTGGCACTCGTCGTGCTCGTCGCCCTGCTCATGGGCTTCCGCTCCGGGGCGGGCGTCACCGCGTGGCTTGCCGTGGGCGGCATGCTGGTTCTGTTCACTCTGGCGTTGACCTGGATCGCCGTGATCGCCGGACTGTCGGCGAAGTCAACCGACGGCGCGACGGCGTTCTCCTACCCGCTCATTTTCCTACCGTTCGTCAGCTCGGCGTTCGTACCCACCGACACCATGCCCGGACCGGTGCGCGCGTTCGCCGAACACCAACCGGTGACGTCCATTGTCAATGCGATCCGGAATCTGTTCGCACAGCAGCCGGTCGGCAACGACGCATGGGTCGCCGTCGCCTGGTGCGTGGGAATCCCGGCCGTCGCCTACGTCTTCGCCGTGGCCGCCTACCGCCGCAGGATCTCTTGA
- a CDS encoding sensor histidine kinase, with amino-acid sequence MFTKKFQHSRQVPQLWKLLQQLNSALAHGLNDSAARFLGRSLQADALALTDYTQLQGLWGDIPVDVVDRLRHRCLSELSPVTHESHCAAPIVHNDALLGCVIARGPVTTTSVVAAADLVATRLDHLELARARHTIAAANLRTLRAEISPHFLHNTLSTIIGNIPTDPERARDLLTSFSDYLRYSFAAKGNLATIGEELEAVEMYVELQQARFGERLDFQLQLEPDILPVPIPFLVVQPLVENAIRHGLESGSVPGTVVVRGLGQGPVCCVEVEDDGVGMDPVAAERILADGPEAGRGIGLANVDERLRSTYGPEFGLVVETAVGEGVKATVRLPRFPRGFEAAEWSVGV; translated from the coding sequence GTGTTTACGAAGAAGTTTCAACACTCCCGGCAGGTACCCCAGCTGTGGAAACTTCTCCAGCAACTCAACTCGGCACTCGCCCACGGACTCAACGACAGCGCGGCCCGCTTCCTCGGGCGCTCGCTGCAGGCCGACGCTCTCGCCCTCACCGACTACACACAACTCCAGGGCCTCTGGGGCGACATTCCCGTCGACGTCGTCGATCGTCTACGCCACCGGTGCTTGAGCGAGCTCTCCCCCGTGACCCACGAATCGCATTGCGCCGCCCCCATCGTCCACAATGACGCGCTCCTGGGGTGCGTCATCGCCCGGGGACCGGTCACCACCACCAGCGTGGTGGCCGCCGCCGACCTGGTCGCCACTCGACTGGACCATCTGGAACTCGCCCGCGCCCGCCACACCATTGCGGCGGCCAACCTCCGCACTCTACGCGCCGAAATCTCCCCGCATTTCCTCCACAACACCCTGTCGACCATCATCGGCAACATCCCCACCGACCCCGAACGGGCCCGCGACCTCCTCACCTCCTTCAGCGACTATCTGCGCTACTCCTTCGCCGCCAAGGGAAACCTCGCCACCATCGGCGAGGAGCTGGAAGCGGTGGAAATGTACGTCGAACTACAGCAGGCCCGATTCGGCGAGCGCCTCGACTTCCAGTTGCAGTTGGAGCCCGATATTCTTCCGGTCCCGATTCCGTTCTTGGTGGTGCAACCGTTGGTGGAGAACGCGATTCGCCATGGCCTGGAATCCGGTTCGGTTCCGGGCACGGTGGTGGTGCGTGGTCTGGGGCAGGGGCCGGTGTGTTGTGTTGAGGTGGAGGACGACGGCGTCGGGATGGATCCTGTGGCCGCGGAGCGGATTTTGGCCGACGGTCCCGAAGCGGGCCGGGGTATTGGTTTGGCGAATGTGGATGAGCGTTTGCGGTCGACGTACGGTCCGGAGTTCGGTTTGGTGGTGGAGACGGCCGTGGGTGAGGGTGTGAAGGCGACGGTGCGTCTGCCTCGTTTTCCGCGTGGTTTTGAGGCTGCGGAGTGGTCGGTCGGTGTCTAG